The Aerosakkonema funiforme FACHB-1375 genome has a segment encoding these proteins:
- a CDS encoding heavy metal-responsive transcriptional regulator, protein MNTAVVGKLLKIGEVSASSGLPVKTIRYYEDLGLLSPIVVRSESGYRLFNPLVLKRLDFIKRAQSLGMSLKEIHLFLEIHDRGKLPCREVKQHLEAKIEEIVKQIDALETLKFELQGLLSGWQEQPSANCLEEIICPNIQSEPDEISI, encoded by the coding sequence ATGAATACAGCCGTGGTAGGCAAACTGCTGAAGATTGGCGAAGTCTCGGCTTCTAGCGGTTTGCCAGTAAAAACTATTCGTTATTATGAGGATCTCGGTTTACTATCGCCAATAGTAGTCAGATCTGAATCTGGTTATCGATTGTTTAATCCGCTGGTACTGAAGCGATTGGATTTCATTAAACGGGCGCAGTCTCTGGGGATGAGCTTGAAAGAGATTCATCTGTTTCTAGAAATACACGATCGCGGTAAGTTACCTTGTCGGGAAGTTAAGCAACATTTGGAGGCAAAGATAGAGGAGATAGTCAAACAAATTGACGCACTGGAAACGCTAAAATTTGAATTGCAAGGATTATTATCCGGTTGGCAAGAACAACCTTCAGCCAACTGTCTAGAGGAAATTATCTGTCCCAATATTCAATCCGAGCCGGATGAAATTTCTATATAA
- a CDS encoding WD40 repeat domain-containing protein encodes MKFLYKFKAKSQKHKQLILFNISFAFSLLSFYFISQGQANTIAQFKPLPVPVPPPYGVPDVSPPTVVPAPPYLNSGAWQNVTLLHNIKAHWGPVYALTFSPDGRFLASGGTDIDTKIRLWNPIKGKKIRTISAHSNRVLSIAITPDNLTVASGGEDATLNLWSLKTGRLSRSFTHDFSNILSLGITPDGQTLISGGLDGIRFIDLRTERLLYTRVPLSQPVVYTLAISPDGQLLATGGRDKSIQLWNLSTSQFLGAISGHEGAVSSLAFTPDGANLVSSSYDHTIRVWNLRKRRSYTLVGHRDVVYSVAINPDGRTLASAGRDGLRLWDLQTGQLIGSVPLDTDWVQCVAFSPDGQILASGAYDGTVKVWQGNTNFRF; translated from the coding sequence ATGAAATTTCTATATAAATTCAAAGCTAAAAGCCAAAAACACAAGCAATTAATACTCTTCAATATTTCTTTTGCCTTTTCCCTTTTAAGTTTTTACTTTATCAGTCAGGGGCAGGCAAATACAATTGCCCAGTTCAAACCCTTACCAGTTCCAGTTCCGCCGCCCTACGGCGTTCCCGATGTGTCTCCACCCACCGTCGTTCCCGCTCCACCTTATCTCAACAGCGGTGCATGGCAAAATGTTACTCTCCTTCACAACATTAAAGCGCATTGGGGGCCAGTGTATGCGCTTACTTTTAGCCCTGATGGCAGGTTTCTTGCTAGCGGGGGAACTGATATCGATACAAAAATTAGGTTGTGGAATCCGATAAAAGGCAAAAAAATTCGCACCATTAGCGCTCACAGTAATAGGGTGCTTTCGATTGCCATTACTCCCGATAATCTGACTGTTGCTAGCGGTGGTGAGGACGCTACACTTAACCTTTGGAGTCTGAAAACAGGACGATTAAGTCGTAGTTTTACCCACGATTTCAGTAATATTTTATCGCTGGGGATTACACCCGACGGTCAAACTTTAATCAGCGGCGGTTTGGATGGAATTAGATTCATAGATTTGCGGACAGAACGATTGCTTTACACTCGCGTACCTTTGTCTCAACCAGTGGTTTATACTTTAGCAATTAGTCCGGATGGGCAGTTGTTGGCAACTGGGGGTAGGGATAAAAGTATTCAACTGTGGAATTTAAGTACTAGCCAATTTCTCGGTGCTATATCGGGACATGAAGGTGCTGTTAGTTCTTTGGCTTTTACTCCTGATGGTGCAAACTTAGTTAGTAGCAGTTACGACCACACGATTAGAGTATGGAATCTGAGGAAAAGAAGGTCTTATACGCTGGTAGGACATCGCGATGTTGTTTATTCTGTCGCTATTAATCCTGATGGGCGTACTTTAGCTAGTGCGGGTAGAGATGGTTTGAGACTTTGGGATTTGCAGACGGGACAGCTTATCGGTTCGGTTCCTCTAGATACAGATTGGGTGCAATGCGTTGCTTTTAGTCCGGATGGACAGATTTTAGCTAGTGGTGCTTATGATGGGACGGTTAAGGTTTGGCAAGGAAATACAAATTTTAGATTTTAG
- a CDS encoding diguanylate cyclase domain-containing protein: MPLRRKLGAEITLDEVLDWIAAIALRMHQSRNLGDILKLTVTEVREILGSDRVIIYRFLPDGDGVVAEESVSPEWKQIQGQLIYDPCFNAEWVEKYRQGRIGVLEDIDARPLEPCYKDLLMRLQIRANVVVPILLRSEEINSISTVSDRIWGLLIVHQCSSPRQWSSVEIKLLQQAAIQLGIALVQIELHRNLQQQNRDFSERRAAPQERQQVEEKLRWKEALLHCMTDTSRLAFFVVDNRTDAILYFNHRFCEIWGIEHLESQMRSGKLNNNDIIPDCLQLIADIPAFTESCKLLQSEENRCTVEDEIAFVDGRTIRRFSSQIRDDRDRYFGRLYVFEDITVYKQAEQALQQQAERERMIYEIAQRIRESLDLDEILNTTVAEVRHFLQTDHAIVYRFNRDWSGVVVKESVAEGWQAILNMQITDTYFVERQGQSYPQSAIQVTSDIYAAGLSSCHIELLERLQVRAKLVVPILQGDRLWGLLVAHHCSGPREWHPLETELLQQLATQVAIAIQQSELHQQLQIANQKLENLALVDQLTQIANRRCFDRTFTLEWYRLMREQRPLSLLLCDIDYFKQYNDTYGHAAGDTCLKVVAQTFKQAVERSTDLVARYGGEEFAVILPYTDTDGAVRVAQKIYQAMQELCFPHIASAVSPYVTLSIGIATVIPSYDLNALDLIEAADRALYQAKVGGRNRWFTSSIFIV, from the coding sequence ATGCCCCTCCGTCGTAAATTGGGTGCTGAAATTACTTTAGATGAAGTTCTGGACTGGATCGCGGCGATCGCCTTGCGAATGCACCAGTCGCGTAACTTAGGTGATATTTTGAAACTAACTGTCACAGAGGTTAGGGAAATACTAGGAAGCGATCGCGTCATCATCTATCGCTTCCTGCCGGATGGAGATGGCGTCGTGGCAGAAGAGTCTGTGAGTCCGGAATGGAAACAGATTCAAGGGCAACTGATTTATGACCCTTGTTTCAATGCGGAATGGGTAGAGAAATATCGGCAAGGGCGAATCGGTGTCTTGGAAGATATTGATGCTAGACCTTTGGAACCTTGTTACAAAGACTTATTAATGCGGTTACAGATTCGAGCCAATGTGGTAGTACCGATTTTACTGAGGAGTGAGGAGATTAACAGTATTTCCACGGTGTCCGATCGCATTTGGGGGTTACTGATCGTTCATCAGTGCAGCAGTCCGCGTCAGTGGTCTTCAGTAGAAATAAAATTGTTACAACAGGCTGCGATCCAACTGGGAATCGCCCTTGTACAAATAGAATTACATCGAAATTTGCAACAACAAAATCGAGATTTTAGCGAACGACGAGCGGCACCACAGGAACGCCAGCAGGTTGAGGAGAAACTGCGCTGGAAAGAAGCGCTGTTGCACTGTATGACTGATACTTCTCGACTGGCGTTTTTTGTTGTGGATAACCGCACCGATGCAATTTTGTATTTTAATCACCGCTTTTGTGAAATTTGGGGCATTGAACATCTGGAAAGCCAGATGCGATCGGGCAAGCTGAACAACAATGACATTATTCCGGATTGCTTACAATTAATTGCAGATATTCCCGCTTTTACAGAGTCCTGTAAACTTTTGCAGAGCGAAGAAAACCGTTGCACGGTTGAAGATGAAATCGCGTTTGTGGATGGGCGCACGATTCGCCGTTTTTCCAGTCAAATTCGGGACGATCGAGATCGGTACTTTGGACGATTATATGTGTTTGAAGATATTACGGTTTACAAACAGGCAGAACAAGCTTTGCAACAGCAGGCAGAAAGGGAGCGGATGATCTATGAAATTGCCCAACGTATCCGCGAGTCCTTAGATTTGGATGAGATTCTCAACACAACGGTTGCGGAGGTGCGGCATTTTCTCCAAACCGATCACGCGATCGTCTACCGTTTTAACCGTGATTGGAGCGGTGTAGTGGTTAAGGAATCTGTTGCAGAAGGTTGGCAGGCAATTTTGAATATGCAGATTACAGATACCTACTTTGTAGAGAGGCAGGGACAATCGTATCCGCAAAGTGCTATTCAAGTTACTTCCGATATTTATGCCGCTGGATTATCCTCTTGCCATATTGAGTTATTGGAAAGGTTGCAAGTACGAGCTAAGCTCGTTGTGCCGATTTTACAAGGCGATCGTCTTTGGGGGCTGTTAGTGGCTCACCATTGCAGCGGTCCTCGCGAGTGGCATCCTTTGGAAACCGAGCTGCTTCAACAGTTGGCAACGCAAGTCGCGATCGCGATTCAGCAATCAGAACTGCATCAACAGTTGCAAATCGCTAACCAAAAGTTGGAAAATTTAGCGCTGGTCGATCAATTAACTCAGATTGCCAATCGACGTTGTTTCGATCGCACGTTTACTCTGGAATGGTATCGTCTCATGCGGGAACAACGTCCCCTGTCATTGCTCTTGTGTGACATCGATTATTTCAAACAATATAACGATACTTACGGTCACGCTGCTGGAGATACTTGTTTGAAAGTTGTTGCCCAAACTTTTAAACAAGCTGTTGAGCGTTCTACCGATCTGGTTGCTCGTTATGGTGGGGAGGAATTTGCTGTTATCTTACCTTATACTGATACTGATGGGGCTGTTCGAGTTGCCCAAAAAATTTATCAAGCTATGCAAGAACTTTGTTTTCCTCATATTGCTTCTGCTGTGTCACCATACGTGACTTTAAGTATAGGCATTGCCACCGTAATTCCCAGTTATGATTTGAATGCTTTGGATTTGATAGAGGCAGCCGATCGGGCTCTTTATCAAGCTAAAGTAGGCGGTCGCAATCGTTGGTTTACGAGCAGTATTTTTATTGTTTAA
- a CDS encoding pentapeptide repeat-containing protein, producing MQEHPNEPRNYDVVLGGKTPPPTSGAVLGGLAGVKHRLISEEAEQRIGALMEALSYGEAGFDVLIRALDDPVPQVRDTACLLLQSRIAKITVLKKGVGIWNKWRASTIRLEGINVDLSSVNLSEFDLSGFNLSNANLIGANLSGANLSGANLSGANLSEANLTDADLTNANLTAACLWKAELYGAKLRQGTVLQQTTMPDGKVI from the coding sequence ATGCAGGAACATCCCAATGAGCCCAGAAATTACGATGTTGTGCTTGGCGGTAAAACTCCACCGCCGACGAGTGGTGCGGTTTTGGGAGGATTGGCGGGAGTCAAGCACCGACTGATAAGTGAGGAAGCAGAGCAACGCATTGGGGCGCTCATGGAAGCGCTCAGTTATGGGGAAGCTGGTTTCGATGTGCTAATTCGAGCATTGGACGATCCCGTACCCCAGGTGCGGGATACTGCTTGCTTGCTGTTGCAAAGCAGAATCGCAAAAATCACCGTCCTTAAAAAGGGTGTGGGTATTTGGAATAAGTGGAGAGCGTCTACTATTCGCCTAGAGGGTATCAATGTAGACCTTAGTTCGGTGAATCTGAGCGAATTTGACCTTAGCGGATTCAATCTCAGCAATGCGAATTTGATCGGCGCTAATCTCAGTGGTGCTAATCTCAGCGGTGCTAATCTCAGCGGTGCTAATCTCAGCGAAGCTAATCTAACAGATGCGGATCTCACAAATGCTAATCTCACTGCTGCTTGTCTCTGGAAAGCTGAACTGTACGGGGCTAAACTGCGACAAGGTACTGTCCTCCAGCAAACAACTATGCCTGATGGGAAGGTGATTTAA
- a CDS encoding DNA phosphorothioation system restriction enzyme: MGVYKVQNQNQGKEFLTKNCDVDYPLLEINKLLGVAASKGSYYLHSSEGKQPPPGCPRIPPSLHLRGYQQQAVTNWFANKGRGTLKMATGSGKTITALAIATELYHKIGLQVLLVVCPYQHLVKQWARECEKFGVEPILAFESVNRWQTLLSTQLYNVRSSHQLFFAVITTNSTLISEGFQSQLKYFPEKTLIVGDEAHNLGAPRLEESLPRNVGLRLALSATPERYFDEDGTQSLFDYFGPVLQPEFTLKDAIQQGALVHYLYYPILVELTESESRSYIKLTKSIGRSLLYRQREGQAAGISDEDREDLKPLLMQRARLIGAAANKLQALRDLMYTRLETSHTLFYCGDGSVESTRQLKAVTQILGTELGYRVNTYTAETPLEEREDLRRQFETGELQGLVAIRCLDEGVDIPAIQNAVILASSGNPRQFIQRRGRILRRHPGKERATLFDTIVLPPDMDRETLETERNLLRRELRRLVEFADLADNAGEARMKLLSLQKRYGLLDI; encoded by the coding sequence ATGGGTGTTTATAAAGTTCAAAATCAGAATCAGGGCAAAGAATTTTTAACTAAAAATTGCGATGTAGATTACCCCTTACTGGAAATCAATAAACTTTTAGGTGTAGCTGCATCTAAAGGTAGTTACTATCTGCATTCATCGGAGGGGAAACAACCACCGCCGGGATGTCCCAGGATACCGCCTTCGTTACATTTGCGGGGATATCAGCAACAAGCGGTTACCAATTGGTTTGCCAATAAGGGTAGAGGTACTTTAAAGATGGCGACTGGTAGCGGGAAGACGATTACGGCGTTGGCGATCGCAACTGAACTTTATCATAAAATTGGCTTGCAAGTATTGCTGGTAGTCTGTCCTTATCAGCATTTGGTGAAGCAGTGGGCGCGTGAATGCGAGAAATTTGGCGTTGAGCCTATCTTAGCTTTTGAAAGTGTGAATCGCTGGCAAACGCTACTTTCCACACAATTATATAATGTGCGATCGAGTCATCAATTGTTCTTTGCAGTTATTACAACCAATTCGACTTTAATTAGCGAGGGGTTTCAGTCGCAACTGAAGTATTTCCCAGAAAAAACGCTAATTGTGGGAGATGAAGCGCATAATTTGGGCGCACCCCGCTTGGAAGAAAGTTTGCCTCGCAATGTCGGGTTGCGGTTAGCTTTATCTGCAACGCCGGAAAGGTATTTTGATGAGGATGGCACTCAATCGCTGTTTGATTATTTTGGGCCAGTTTTGCAACCGGAATTCACTCTCAAAGATGCGATTCAACAAGGTGCGTTGGTGCATTATCTTTATTATCCGATTTTAGTGGAATTAACGGAATCGGAGAGTCGCAGTTATATTAAATTGACTAAAAGTATTGGGCGATCGTTATTATATCGTCAACGCGAAGGACAAGCTGCTGGGATATCAGATGAAGATCGTGAAGATTTAAAGCCGTTGTTGATGCAAAGGGCGCGATTAATCGGTGCTGCTGCTAATAAGTTACAAGCTTTGCGCGATTTAATGTATACTCGGTTGGAGACTAGCCACACTTTATTTTATTGCGGTGATGGTTCGGTGGAAAGTACGCGCCAACTGAAGGCTGTCACTCAGATTTTGGGAACCGAATTGGGTTATCGAGTAAATACTTATACTGCGGAAACTCCTTTGGAGGAAAGAGAAGATTTGCGGCGTCAATTCGAGACGGGTGAATTGCAAGGTTTGGTGGCAATTCGCTGTTTGGATGAAGGGGTGGATATTCCGGCTATTCAAAATGCGGTGATTTTGGCTAGTAGCGGTAATCCCCGCCAGTTTATTCAGCGGCGGGGACGCATTTTGCGAAGGCATCCGGGTAAGGAAAGGGCGACTTTATTTGATACGATCGTACTGCCTCCGGATATGGATCGAGAAACTTTGGAAACTGAACGCAATTTGCTGCGAAGGGAGTTGCGCCGCTTGGTAGAATTTGCGGATTTAGCTGATAATGCGGGGGAAGCGAGGATGAAGTTGTTGAGTTTGCAAAAGCGTTATGGTTTGTTGGATATTTAG